From a region of the Streptomyces sp. NBC_00193 genome:
- a CDS encoding DUF1992 domain-containing protein — protein sequence MTERKPPGVSFESFVDRQIRQAGERGDFEDLPGFGKPLASLDTPYDELWWIKGKLHREGFAVLPPALALRKEAEDAREALKAARTERQARALLTEINTKIRTALRRPPPGPPLNLKEFDVEAELTRWRESRGAGGSR from the coding sequence GTGACCGAGCGCAAACCACCTGGTGTCAGCTTCGAATCCTTCGTGGACCGCCAGATCAGACAGGCCGGTGAGCGCGGGGACTTCGAGGACCTGCCCGGCTTCGGCAAGCCGCTGGCCTCGCTCGACACCCCGTACGACGAGCTGTGGTGGATCAAGGGCAAACTGCACCGCGAGGGCTTCGCGGTCCTCCCGCCGGCCCTCGCGCTGCGCAAGGAGGCGGAGGACGCCCGGGAGGCACTCAAGGCCGCCCGCACCGAACGCCAGGCCCGCGCCCTCCTCACGGAGATCAACACCAAGATCCGCACGGCCCTCCGCCGCCCCCCGCCCGGCCCCCCGCTGAACCTCAAGGAATTCGACGTGGAAGCCGAACTCACCCGCTGGCGCGAGTCCCGAGGGGCCGGCGGGTCCCGCTAG
- a CDS encoding nuclear transport factor 2 family protein, translating into MTATPSSPSVRPPLPPFTEESARAKVQAAEDAWNSRDPERVALAYTEDSAWRNRDRFLNGRAEIRAFLADKWERELEYRLRKELWAYTDNRISVRFEYEWHDTSGQWWRSHGNEQWEFDAAGLMRRREASINDIPIKESDRRL; encoded by the coding sequence GTGACCGCCACTCCTTCCTCCCCCTCCGTGCGACCTCCGCTGCCGCCCTTCACCGAGGAGTCCGCCCGCGCCAAGGTGCAGGCCGCCGAGGACGCCTGGAACAGCCGCGACCCCGAGCGCGTCGCCCTCGCCTACACCGAGGACTCCGCCTGGCGGAACCGCGACCGCTTCCTGAACGGGCGCGCCGAGATCCGCGCCTTCCTGGCCGACAAGTGGGAGCGCGAGCTGGAGTACCGGCTGCGCAAGGAGCTGTGGGCGTACACCGACAACCGCATCTCCGTGCGCTTCGAGTACGAATGGCACGACACGAGCGGCCAGTGGTGGCGCAGCCACGGCAACGAGCAGTGGGAGTTCGACGCCGCGGGCCTGATGCGCCGCCGCGAGGCCAGCATCAACGACATCCCGATCAAGGAGTCGGACCGCCGTCTCTGA
- a CDS encoding TetR/AcrR family transcriptional regulator: MNDEEARTRLLDAAEALFYAEGIQAVGMDRIRAESGLPLKRLYRLYPAKESLVTAYLERRDRRWMASLSAATREHPDPVGAVFEWLAQWFSEPDFRGCAFLNAYGELGAGPAGVLDVVRRHKAELRALLADIAGPGREGLAEQLLLLVEGATVVAALEPGPGAAVRAREAAYVLVGADGGG, encoded by the coding sequence ATGAACGACGAAGAGGCCCGCACCCGCCTGCTGGACGCCGCGGAGGCGCTGTTCTACGCCGAAGGCATCCAGGCCGTGGGCATGGACCGCATCCGCGCGGAGTCGGGCCTCCCGCTCAAGCGGCTCTACCGGCTCTACCCGGCCAAGGAATCCCTGGTCACCGCCTATCTGGAGCGCCGCGACCGCCGCTGGATGGCAAGCCTGAGCGCAGCAACCAGAGAGCACCCCGACCCCGTCGGGGCGGTCTTCGAATGGCTCGCGCAGTGGTTCTCGGAGCCGGACTTCCGCGGCTGCGCGTTCCTGAACGCGTACGGGGAGCTGGGCGCGGGTCCCGCCGGGGTGCTGGACGTCGTACGCCGCCACAAGGCGGAGCTACGGGCGCTGCTGGCCGACATCGCCGGTCCGGGCCGGGAGGGTCTGGCGGAGCAGCTGCTGTTGCTGGTCGAGGGGGCGACGGTGGTAGCGGCCCTGGAACCGGGCCCGGGGGCGGCGGTGCGGGCGCGCGAGGCGGCGTACGTCCTGGTCGGGGCGGACGGAGGGGGCTGA
- a CDS encoding SH3 domain-containing protein, protein MSASRCTSAALVVAAVTATCLMPAMPAFAAGSPHIRFSQPYVPSIAAGKTGRVVIVAETSGDAAHSSSFRITAPERTTFPEARFYWNGDRAGAPCTLSGNARQLTCDAGTRAGFAFPAESNTRLGVLVRVDADAPQGTTLDGGEWAAAGASPGLYAVSTPVTGPKGDDGHDGHDGHDGKPGHDGKPGSHGRPGPKGDKGDQGERGERGEKGERGDRGDRGEKGDRGEKGHQGKKGPQGHKGPQGPKGDTGPAGPKGDQGPAGGPQGPKGDTGAPGPKGDTGPAGGPKGDTGPAGPKGDQGNEGPTGPAGVPGPGGPQGPKGDTGPAGGPKGDKGDKGDRGDTGPAGPTGARGPGGPKGDQGPGGPKGDQGPKGKPGPKGEQGPKGRPGHPGPKGDQGPQGPKGPKGPKGDQGKPGTCKCGKDHGGKDHGGKDHGGKGDKPGKANARIVSDKLHVRTGPGTRYKKTGVLKYGAEVQVQCKTNGTEVDGNAIWYKLSDGRGWIAARYAANLNRIPTC, encoded by the coding sequence TTGTCTGCTTCCCGCTGCACGTCGGCCGCCCTGGTCGTCGCGGCCGTCACCGCGACCTGCCTGATGCCGGCGATGCCGGCTTTCGCCGCCGGCTCGCCGCACATCCGGTTCTCCCAGCCGTACGTCCCCTCGATCGCCGCCGGAAAGACCGGCCGTGTGGTGATCGTGGCGGAGACCAGTGGCGATGCGGCCCACAGCAGCAGCTTCCGGATCACCGCACCGGAGCGGACGACCTTCCCCGAGGCCCGCTTCTACTGGAACGGCGACCGCGCGGGCGCGCCCTGCACGCTCTCGGGCAACGCCCGCCAGCTGACCTGTGACGCCGGGACCCGGGCGGGCTTCGCCTTCCCGGCGGAGAGCAACACCCGGCTGGGCGTACTCGTACGGGTGGACGCGGACGCCCCCCAGGGAACGACGCTGGACGGCGGCGAGTGGGCTGCGGCCGGCGCCTCGCCCGGTCTCTACGCGGTGTCCACCCCGGTGACGGGACCCAAGGGCGACGACGGCCACGACGGCCACGACGGCCACGACGGGAAGCCGGGCCACGACGGAAAGCCCGGTTCCCACGGCCGCCCCGGACCCAAGGGCGACAAGGGTGACCAGGGCGAGCGGGGTGAGCGCGGCGAGAAGGGCGAGCGCGGGGACCGCGGCGACCGCGGTGAGAAGGGGGACCGCGGCGAGAAGGGCCACCAGGGGAAGAAGGGCCCGCAGGGCCACAAGGGCCCTCAGGGTCCGAAGGGCGACACCGGCCCGGCGGGACCGAAGGGCGACCAGGGACCGGCCGGAGGCCCCCAGGGCCCGAAGGGCGACACCGGCGCACCCGGCCCGAAGGGCGACACGGGCCCGGCGGGCGGCCCGAAGGGCGACACCGGCCCCGCGGGGCCGAAGGGCGACCAGGGCAACGAGGGGCCGACGGGACCGGCCGGCGTGCCCGGACCGGGCGGACCCCAGGGCCCCAAGGGCGACACCGGCCCGGCCGGCGGACCCAAGGGCGACAAGGGTGACAAGGGCGACCGCGGAGACACCGGGCCGGCCGGACCGACGGGAGCACGCGGACCGGGCGGACCGAAGGGCGACCAGGGCCCCGGCGGACCGAAGGGCGACCAGGGCCCGAAGGGCAAGCCGGGCCCGAAGGGCGAGCAAGGCCCGAAGGGCAGGCCGGGCCACCCCGGACCCAAGGGAGACCAGGGCCCGCAGGGTCCGAAGGGTCCCAAGGGCCCGAAGGGCGACCAGGGCAAGCCCGGAACGTGCAAGTGCGGCAAGGACCACGGCGGCAAGGACCACGGCGGCAAGGACCACGGCGGCAAGGGCGACAAGCCCGGCAAGGCGAACGCCCGCATCGTCAGCGACAAGCTGCACGTCCGCACCGGCCCCGGCACCCGCTACAAGAAGACCGGCGTGCTCAAGTACGGCGCCGAGGTCCAGGTGCAGTGCAAGACCAACGGCACCGAGGTCGACGGCAACGCCATCTGGTACAAGCTCTCCGACGGCCGCGGCTGGATCGCCGCCCGTTACGCCGCGAACCTGAACCGCATCCCCACCTGCTGA
- a CDS encoding APC family permease, with amino-acid sequence MSKRAGNDGGGLRAGTLGTFDSVVLAVAGCGPAYTVAATLPALIATVGVASPAVLLYCAIPMIGIALAFRHLGRLDVNAGAGYAWVARTLHPFLGFLSGWALVVAATAFLVSATLPAGSATLALVSPDLAANTGLATAVGAGWFLLMAGVVALGARIGPYTRRILTGAQLVLLLAFAVAALAKDGNAADFSLSWFGFGHFDASHSFVAGALIAGVSYWGWDVSSNLNEETRTSRRSFGLGGLIGVALSFAVFVVFTIATNILIGADAVRDNPDGFLSVLGDAVWPGWGGRLLVLAVVLSMVATLETALLQATRTLFAMGRDRTVPAAFGRIHRDWQTPSVATATVAAVALLLVAVSATAGSGTQFVRDALSGIGLHIAFYYALAGLAAVVAHRKVLFRSVGTFVFVGLWPLGGALFMIWIFAMSVPELTGSALAIGLGALALGLVPMTFSRLQGVSYFRPRPLDPEQDAFYEEQGSGPVPGPGLAAADRRDDVLTDF; translated from the coding sequence GTGAGCAAAAGGGCCGGCAACGACGGAGGCGGCCTGCGCGCCGGCACTCTGGGGACCTTCGACTCCGTCGTCCTGGCGGTCGCGGGCTGCGGGCCGGCGTACACCGTCGCCGCGACGCTCCCGGCGCTCATCGCCACCGTCGGGGTCGCGAGTCCCGCCGTGCTCCTCTACTGCGCGATACCGATGATCGGCATCGCGCTGGCCTTCCGTCATCTGGGACGTCTCGACGTCAACGCCGGGGCCGGTTATGCCTGGGTGGCGCGCACCCTGCACCCCTTCCTCGGTTTCCTCAGCGGCTGGGCCCTGGTCGTCGCCGCGACGGCCTTCCTCGTGTCGGCCACCCTCCCGGCCGGCAGCGCCACGCTCGCCCTCGTCAGCCCGGACCTGGCCGCGAACACCGGCCTGGCCACGGCCGTCGGCGCCGGATGGTTCCTGCTCATGGCGGGTGTGGTGGCGCTGGGCGCCCGGATCGGCCCGTACACCCGGCGCATCCTGACCGGCGCCCAGCTCGTGCTGCTGCTGGCCTTCGCCGTCGCCGCCCTGGCCAAGGACGGGAACGCGGCGGACTTCTCGCTCTCCTGGTTCGGCTTCGGCCACTTCGACGCGTCGCACAGCTTCGTCGCCGGTGCGCTGATCGCGGGCGTCAGCTACTGGGGCTGGGACGTCTCCAGCAACCTCAACGAGGAGACCCGCACCAGTCGCCGTTCCTTCGGCCTCGGCGGCCTGATCGGGGTCGCCCTGTCGTTCGCGGTCTTCGTCGTCTTCACCATCGCCACCAACATCCTCATCGGCGCGGACGCCGTACGGGACAACCCCGACGGCTTCCTCTCCGTGCTCGGCGACGCCGTCTGGCCGGGCTGGGGCGGCCGGCTGCTCGTCCTGGCCGTCGTCCTGTCCATGGTCGCCACCCTGGAGACGGCCCTCCTGCAGGCGACCCGCACGCTCTTCGCCATGGGCCGCGACCGCACCGTGCCCGCCGCGTTCGGCCGCATCCACCGGGACTGGCAGACCCCCTCCGTGGCCACCGCCACCGTGGCGGCCGTGGCGCTCCTCCTCGTCGCCGTCTCCGCCACGGCCGGCTCCGGCACGCAGTTCGTACGCGACGCCCTCAGCGGGATCGGCCTGCACATCGCCTTCTACTACGCCCTCGCCGGCCTGGCGGCCGTGGTCGCGCATCGCAAGGTGCTGTTCAGGTCCGTGGGCACCTTCGTCTTCGTCGGGCTGTGGCCGCTCGGCGGAGCCCTGTTCATGATCTGGATCTTCGCCATGTCGGTTCCGGAACTGACCGGCAGCGCCCTCGCCATCGGCCTCGGGGCGCTCGCACTGGGGCTCGTCCCGATGACCTTCTCCCGGCTGCAGGGGGTCTCGTACTTCAGGCCCAGGCCGCTCGATCCCGAACAGGACGCCTTCTACGAGGAACAGGGCTCGGGACCGGTCCCCGGACCGGGCCTCGCGGCGGCCGACCGGCGGGACGACGTACTCACCGACTTCTGA
- a CDS encoding YciI family protein: MAKYLLLKHYRGAPACANDVPMSEWTPEEITAHIQYMRDFADRLEGTGEFVDGQALAPEGTWVRYDGEGRPPVTDGPFAETKDLIAGWMVIDVDSYERAVELAGELSAAPGAGGKPIHEWLELRPFLAAPPTVPECH; the protein is encoded by the coding sequence ATGGCCAAGTACCTGCTTCTCAAGCACTACCGCGGCGCCCCGGCTTGCGCCAATGACGTCCCCATGAGCGAGTGGACGCCGGAGGAGATCACGGCCCACATCCAGTACATGCGCGACTTCGCGGACCGGCTGGAGGGCACCGGCGAGTTCGTCGACGGCCAGGCGCTCGCCCCCGAGGGGACCTGGGTCCGCTACGACGGCGAGGGCCGCCCGCCGGTCACCGACGGCCCCTTCGCCGAGACCAAGGACCTGATCGCCGGCTGGATGGTGATCGACGTGGACAGCTACGAGCGCGCCGTCGAGCTGGCCGGGGAGCTGTCGGCGGCCCCCGGTGCGGGCGGCAAGCCGATCCACGAGTGGCTGGAGCTGCGCCCCTTCCTGGCCGCGCCGCCGACCGTCCCCGAGTGCCA